One genomic segment of Methanobacterium spitsbergense includes these proteins:
- a CDS encoding ATPase, translating to MNPKQINRDVIKFLHQIGVDTRFISIIDEHILINNQRFSRFSNKRQETFIKKFPSFSISRSKIFQKICTRASRILANSLKPGERIFIIENDKCSNFILDVIIEPYKRKYGIEIIYGNDLEDANKHNADSVALPLNLDDEVQKILGKILNGEKIEVYSLKNRYDTENNLKLIYPLINVPRSWLVSWLEKLDFEYKYSNESTESDLIEFFEGFIPDVRENILKSALYVDKESIQ from the coding sequence ATGAACCCAAAACAAATTAATAGGGATGTTATTAAATTTTTACACCAGATAGGTGTTGATACTAGGTTTATCAGTATAATTGATGAACATATCTTAATTAACAATCAAAGATTTTCAAGATTTTCAAATAAAAGACAGGAAACATTCATTAAGAAATTTCCAAGTTTTTCCATAAGCAGATCAAAAATATTCCAGAAAATATGTACCCGGGCTTCAAGGATTCTTGCAAATTCATTAAAACCTGGAGAAAGAATTTTTATAATTGAAAATGATAAATGCTCCAATTTTATCCTGGATGTAATTATTGAGCCTTACAAAAGAAAATATGGTATCGAAATAATTTATGGTAATGATTTAGAAGATGCAAATAAACATAATGCAGATTCAGTTGCATTACCATTAAATTTGGATGATGAAGTGCAAAAAATCCTTGGAAAGATTTTAAACGGTGAAAAAATTGAAGTTTACAGTTTAAAAAATAGATATGATACTGAAAACAATTTAAAATTAATATATCCCCTAATAAACGTGCCTAGATCTTGGTTGGTATCATGGCTTGAAAAACTTGATTTTGAATATAAATATTCTAATGAAAGTACTGAAAGTGATCTAATAGAATTTTTTGAAGGATTCATTCCAGATGTACGTGAAAATATTTTAAAATCTGCATTGTACGTTGATAAGGAAAGTATACAATAA
- a CDS encoding replication factor C small subunit — MNGPWVEKYRPQTLDEVVGQDHIILRLKRYVKEGSLPNLMFTGPAGVGKTTTAIALAKEVLGEYWRQNFLELNASDARGIDTVRNDIKSFSRLKAVGSPFRIIFLDEVDNMTKDAQHALRREMEMYTKTSSFILSCNYSSKIIDPIQSRCAIFRFAPVKGHQIIGRLEYIAEAENLNISTGAIESIVYFAEGDVRRAVNILQASASLDEEITEDSIHDVVSKAKPKDVRKIVNKALDGDFLSARELLRDVMVVQGTSGEDMVTQIYQEVSRMVLEKRIREDIYINLIESIGETDYRIREGSNPRIQLEALLTKFLINAKAD; from the coding sequence ATGAATGGACCATGGGTTGAAAAATACAGACCACAAACCTTAGATGAAGTTGTGGGTCAAGATCATATAATTTTAAGACTTAAAAGATACGTTAAAGAGGGTAGTTTACCCAATCTCATGTTTACAGGCCCTGCTGGTGTTGGAAAAACAACAACAGCAATAGCTCTTGCAAAGGAAGTACTTGGGGAGTATTGGAGACAGAACTTCTTAGAACTCAACGCTTCTGATGCTAGAGGCATAGATACTGTAAGAAATGATATAAAAAGTTTTTCACGTTTAAAAGCCGTTGGATCTCCTTTTAGAATAATTTTCTTAGATGAAGTAGACAATATGACCAAAGATGCCCAACATGCCCTAAGAAGGGAAATGGAAATGTATACTAAGACATCATCTTTCATATTATCATGTAATTACTCATCCAAGATAATTGACCCTATCCAGTCCAGATGTGCAATATTCAGGTTTGCTCCTGTTAAAGGACATCAAATAATTGGAAGGTTAGAATACATTGCAGAGGCTGAAAATCTTAACATTAGTACAGGTGCAATTGAAAGTATTGTTTATTTTGCTGAAGGTGATGTAAGGAGAGCTGTGAATATTTTACAAGCTTCAGCCTCGTTAGATGAAGAAATAACAGAAGATAGTATACATGATGTTGTTTCAAAGGCCAAACCAAAAGATGTGAGAAAGATAGTAAACAAAGCTCTTGATGGTGACTTTCTAAGCGCTAGGGAACTATTAAGAGATGTTATGGTAGTTCAAGGAACTAGTGGAGAAGATATGGTAACCCAGATCTACCAAGAAGTATCAAGAATGGTTTTAGAAAAACGCATAAGAGAAGATATCTATATAAACTTGATTGAAAGTATTGGTGAAACAGATTATCGGATAAGGGAAGGATCCAATCCAAGAATTCAACTTGAAGCACTTTTAACCAAGTTTTTAATAAATGCAAAGGCAGATTAA
- a CDS encoding replication factor C large subunit, whose translation MLWTGKYSPKNFDEVLGNVKIKDAIVEWTEEWLMGNTQNCLLLIGPAGTGKTTLAHLAANEFSEYIELNASDKRSYDIILNTIGEASASKSLFGDGLKLIILDEVDGIHGTEDRGGTRAISKIIKEGHHPLIMMANDPYSKRLKSLKTKCNTLILRKVHTNSIVALLKRICVKEGVEFEEHVIRNLAKSSNGDLRSAINDLEVIARGKTKITSEDLELLSKKDDIINIFDSVRTVLKSKNPRRIKDAMKVEAEPSFLIELIAENIPREYEKVDELQKAYEMISLADIYLGRAFNTRVYSYWKYTYELMSLGVALSKEETYRKFSRFTNSSIFAMLSKSRAKRDLKDKVAKKMGEKLHTSKKVVKEQFPYMEIMFQNDETAYELATYYGLADDEVKLFRSRKIKVKKSKTKKSVPKDSKPDSFNGFRSKSATKKSDSPAKKTEKSLNEENKVLKSENKKKDKKRNNKKLSDTKSSVKSEDKEKKSDKNGKDNSQTSLFNF comes from the coding sequence ATGTTGTGGACAGGAAAATACAGTCCTAAGAATTTTGATGAAGTTCTAGGAAACGTCAAGATAAAAGACGCAATAGTGGAATGGACAGAAGAGTGGTTAATGGGTAATACCCAGAACTGCTTACTTCTAATAGGTCCAGCCGGTACTGGAAAAACTACACTTGCACATTTGGCTGCAAATGAGTTTTCAGAATATATTGAACTCAACGCAAGTGACAAGCGATCATACGACATTATTCTAAATACAATAGGAGAAGCCTCTGCATCAAAATCATTATTTGGAGATGGACTTAAACTAATAATATTGGATGAAGTGGATGGAATTCATGGAACTGAAGATAGAGGCGGAACAAGAGCAATAAGTAAAATCATTAAGGAAGGTCATCACCCCCTTATCATGATGGCCAACGATCCATACAGCAAAAGGTTGAAAAGTCTTAAAACTAAATGTAATACTCTAATTTTGCGTAAAGTTCATACAAATTCAATTGTGGCTCTGCTTAAGAGAATATGTGTTAAGGAGGGTGTTGAATTTGAAGAACATGTTATACGGAATCTTGCTAAAAGTTCAAACGGAGATTTAAGATCTGCAATTAATGATCTTGAGGTAATTGCACGTGGAAAAACAAAAATCACTTCTGAAGACCTTGAACTATTATCCAAAAAAGATGATATTATCAATATCTTCGACTCTGTTAGAACAGTTCTTAAGAGTAAAAATCCTCGTAGAATAAAGGATGCAATGAAGGTCGAAGCAGAACCTTCATTTCTTATTGAATTGATAGCTGAAAATATTCCCCGAGAATATGAAAAGGTTGATGAACTTCAGAAAGCTTATGAAATGATATCTCTTGCAGATATCTATCTTGGAAGGGCATTTAATACACGCGTATATTCCTACTGGAAATACACATACGAACTCATGAGCCTGGGTGTTGCACTGTCAAAGGAAGAGACATACAGAAAATTTTCAAGGTTTACAAATTCATCAATCTTTGCAATGCTCTCTAAAAGCAGAGCAAAACGGGATTTAAAAGATAAAGTTGCCAAAAAAATGGGTGAAAAGCTTCACACATCAAAGAAAGTTGTTAAAGAACAATTCCCATACATGGAAATAATGTTCCAAAACGATGAAACAGCCTATGAATTAGCTACCTATTATGGATTAGCTGATGATGAAGTTAAACTTTTCAGATCAAGAAAAATTAAGGTAAAAAAATCTAAAACTAAAAAATCTGTTCCTAAAGATTCCAAACCAGATAGTTTTAATGGATTTAGATCCAAATCTGCAACTAAAAAATCGGATAGTCCTGCAAAAAAGACAGAAAAATCTTTAAATGAAGAAAATAAAGTTTTAAAATCTGAAAATAAAAAGAAAGATAAAAAAAGGAATAATAAGAAGTTATCAGATACTAAATCATCAGTAAAATCAGAAGATAAAGAAAAAAAATCTGATAAAAATGGAAAAGATAATTCACAGACTTCTCTTTTTAATTTCTAG